TATCTGGAGCTGAGCAGCCGCCGTGTGGCGGAGATCATCTCGGAGGAGACGGGGGCAGAGCCTCTGCTTCTTCATTCCTGCCATAATGTGACCCGCGCCCAGTTTGAGGCCGGCATCACCTATGTGGAGCTGATGAGGCAGAATATTGAGAATTTGAGAAAAGGACTGGACGAATGAAACCGTTTATAACCTGTGAACACGTAGATTTTGGATATGAGAACCACGACGCGGTCATCGATTTAAACCTGGAATTATATCCGGGGGATTATCTGTGCGTGGTGGGCGAGAACGGCTCCGGCAAGAGCACTCTGATCAAGGGCCTTCTGGGACTTTTAAAGCCCACTGCCGGGACGCTTGTGGTGGCAGAGGAGTTAAAACGCGGAGGCATTGGATATCTGCCCCAGCAGACTGCGGCCCAGAAGGATTTTCCGGCTACCGTGCAGGAAGTGGTGCTGTCCGGCACCTTAAGCCGCCGGGGCAACCGGCCTTTTTACTCGGAGGCGGAAAGGAAGCTGGCCCTCGGCAATATGGAGCGTCTGGGGATCACTGGCCTGAAGAAAAAGTGTTACCGGGAGCTTTCCGGCGGGCAGCAGCAGAGAGTGCTGATCGCACGCGCGCTGTGTGCCACGGAACAGCTGCTGATCTTAGATGAGCCGATCACCGGTCTGGATCCCTCGGCGATCCAGGATTTTTACCATCTGATCCGGAAGCTGAACAGGGAGGATCAGATCACGATCATCATGGTCTCCCATGACATCCGCAACGTCATCACCCAGGCCGGTAAGATTCTGCATATGCAGCAGAGGATCTTGTATAACGGCACGGCAGAGGGATACCGGAACAGTGCAGCGGGAAAAGAATTTCTGGGAGGTGACGAGCCGTGGATATGATCCGGGAAATGTTATCCTACCCGTTTGTGGTGCGCGCGCTGCTGGGCGGCATTATGGTGTCCCTCTGCGCGGCGCTTTTAGGCGTCAGCCTGGTGCTGAAACGTTACTCAATGATCGGAGACGGGCTGTCCCATGTGTCCTTCGGCGCCCTGTCGGTGGCTGTGGCGGTAGGCTGGTCGCCGCTTAAGGTGTCGATCCCCGTGGTGATCCTCGCCGCGTTTTTCCTCCTGAGGATCACGGAGCACGGTAAGGTAAAGAGCGACGCGGCGATCGCCATGATATCTGCCAGCGCCCTGGCTGCCGGTATTATCGTGACCTCTCTGACCACCGGCATGACCACGGATGTGAGCAGCTACATGTTTGGGAGCATCCTTGCCATGAGCAGGGAGGATGTGATCTTAAGCGCCGGCCTGTCACTGGTGGTGCTCTGCCTGTTTGTATTTTGTTACAACAAATTGTTTGCCGTGACCTTTGATGAGAATTTTGCCAAGGCCACCGGCGTGAGGGTGGAGCTTTACAATATATTGATCGCGGTACTGACGGCGGTGACCATCGTTCTGGGGATGCGGATGATGGGGGCCATGCTGATCTCCAGCCTGATCATCTTCCCGGCGTTGACCTCCATGCGGATATTCAAAAGCTTCCGCGGGGTGGTGCTCTGCTCCGGGGTGCTGGCGGTAGTGTGTTTCTGTATCGGAATCATTTTATCCTATGGTTTGTCCACACCGGCGGGAGCCAGCGTGGTTATGGTAAACCTGGCGGCGTTTCTTTTATTCACCGCAGCTGCCGCGCTTTTAAGAGGGCGGGGCAGGAGCCAGGGATTATAACTGTATAACGGAGGAAAGGTAAAAAGGGATATGGGAAATCTATTTGTTAAAAAGCTGTATCAGATGCGCAGTCATCTGACCCAGACCCAGTTCATTGCATACGGATTCATAGGAGTGATCCTTACGGGGACGCTGCTTTTGATGCTTCCGGTTTCCAGTAAGAGCGGCACCGTCAGCCCGTTTCTGAACTGCCTGTTTACGGCAACCAGTGCATCCTGTGTGACGGGGCTGATCGTGTATGATACCTGGACCCACTGGTCGGTATTTGGGCAGCTTGTGATCATCACCCTGATCCAGATCGGCGGACTGGGGTTCATCACCATCGGCGTGTTTCTGTCCATGGTCCTTCGGCGCAAGATCGGTCTGAAGGAACGCGGCCTGATGCAGGAGAGCGTGAATACCCTGCAGATCGGCGGCATGGTCAGGCTGGCAAAAAAGATCATCATCGGAACAGTATTGTTTGAGGGGACCGGGGCGCTGATCCTGGCGCTTCGGTTTATCCCTGAGCATGGCATTATCAAAGGTACTTACTATGGGATATTCCATGCCATATCCGCATTCTGCAACGCGGGCTTCGATCTGATGGGGTGGCAGGGGGAATACAGCTCCCTGGTGAATTTTTATGACGACTGGGTGGTGAATCTGGTCATCATGTCCCTGATCGTCATCGGAGGCATCGGCTTTGTGGTCTGGGATGATGTGAGCCGGAAGGGGCTGAAGGTACACAAATATATGCTGCACACGAAGATCGTTCTTCTGACTACATTCGTTCTGGTATTTGGCAGCGCCTGGCTGTTTTACCGGTTTGAACAGAACAATCTCCTTGTGGGAATGAACACCAGCGGAAAGATCCTGACATCCCTGTTCAGCTCGGTCACGGCCAGGACGGCGGGGTTCAATACGACGGACACTGCGTCCCTGACAGATGCCAGCAAGCTTTTGACGGTGATCCTGATGTTTATCGGAGGAAGCCCCGGTTCTACAGCAGGCGGCGTCAAGACGACTACCATCATTGTCATGTACTTATACCTGTGGTCCACCATCCAGCGTACTTATGGAGCCAATGCTTTTGGCAGACGGCTGGAGGATGACGCTATCAAGCGCGCCAGCACGATCTTTATCATCAACCTGACCCTTGCGCTTGCGGCCTCGGTATATATTATGGCGTCGCAGCAGCTTCCCATGTCGGATGTGTTGTTTGAGACGTTTTCGGCCATCGGCACAGTGGGGATGACCACGGGGATCACCCGGGCGCTTTCTCCCATGTCGCGGCTGACGATCATTTTTCTGATGTATTGCGGACGGGTAGGCAGTTTGTCCTTTGCCCTGTCCTTTACCCAGCATAAGCGGGTGGCTCACGTGCAGCAGCCGGTAGAGCGGATAACGATTGGTTAAGGAGGATATGGATATGAAGTCGATTTTGATTATTGGAATGGGGCGTTTCGGACGCCATCTCTGCATGAATCTGTCCACTCTGGGCAACCAGGTAATGATCGTGGACGAGAAGGAGGAGAATCTGGAAGAGCTGCTTCCCTATGTGGTCAGCGCGAAGATTGGCGACTGTACCAATGAAGCGGTGTTGAGGAGCCTGGGTATCTCCAACTTTGATCTGTGTTTCGTGTGCATCGGCACCAATTTCCAGAGCAGTCTGGAGATCACCAGCCTGGTCAAGGAATTGGGCGGCCGCCATGTGGTCAGCAAGGCTAACCGGGATATCCATGCCAAATTCCTGCTGCGCAACGGCGCCGATGAGGTGATCTACCCGGACCGCGATATCGCTGAAAAGCTGGCGGTGCGTTATAGTGCGAACCATGTATTTGATTATATCGAGCTGACGGATGAATATTCCATTTACGAGATCCCGCCGCTGCCGGGCTGGGTGGATAAGAGTATCAAGGATCTGGATATCCGCAATAAGTACCATATCAGTATCCTGGGGACCAAAGAGAACGGCAAAGCCAAGCTGATGCCCGGCGCTGATTACATGATCCGCCACGACGAGCACCTGATGGTGATCGGCAAGAAGACGGATGTGGATAAGATCTTAAAGGAGCTGCCGTAACGGCGGCTCCTTACAGCCTGCGGTTCTTATATTCCTTTGGGCTTATCCCCGTATACTTTTTAAATATGGCGGAGAAATACGCAGGGTCGTGAAAACCAACCTGTTCAGCTACTTCATAATTTAAGCTTTCTGTGTCGGAGAGCAGTTCTTTTGCTTTTTCGATCCGGGCAAGGTTGATGTATTCAGTCAGCGCCTGCCCGGTTTCTTTTTTGAAGGTGCGGCTGAGATAGGACGGATTGATGGGGATCTCTCCGGCTATCTGGTCTAAGGACAGGCTGGAGGCGAGATTGCTGTCAATATAGGACATGGTCTGTCTCACGATCCTGCTGAAGCCTTCTTCTTTCACCAGAGCATTTCTCAAATGATCCAGGAATTCTGTGATGATTACCTCCAACTCAAAAATATCCGTAGAGCTTTCAATCTTTTGGATGACAAAATCGCTGTTGCCGGTTTTTCCCTTTTTCACAAGCGCACGGAGCCCAATATAATAGATCATGGTGCAGATGTTTTTTACATCTGCTGATTTGGCGAACCTGCTTTTCATGCGGATGAACATGGAATTGACCACGGAGAAAGCGGCTGTAAAGTCGCGGCCTATGATGGCGGTCTCCAGTTCGTTTAAGGAGAGGGCTTCCTCTGCCGTGAGCGCGTCGCCGGATCTTACGGGCAGGTTGCCGCGGTAATATGCGATGGAACCGGTGGAATAGAAATTCTGTGTCAGGGCGTTGATGGATTCTGAGACAGCGGCGGAATACCCGGCTCCCGTACTGTGAAGGGCGCTGATACCGACGGAGACTTCCATACCGTACATGGAGCGTGCCGTCTCCTGGATCTCACGGCATCTGGCGCGGAGTGGGTGGCTGTCCTGGGATGATACGATGCCACAGGGCGGAACATTGCCGGTGTGCGGTCCATTGGCTCCAGGGGGAGTATTGTCGTTTGTTGTTTCCTCTCTGTAAATACTCAGGACCAGGTTGTTATACCGGCAGCAGCCTGCCCATGGATGCGACCCAACAAGCTCTTTCAGCACTGGGATGTCCCCTCCGGGCGGGAGCAGCTGGAAGGCCGCTACGCGGAAGCAGTCCAAACGGATCCCGTATTCCCGGATACGTTCCAAAAGCTCTGCATTGTCCGGATGGTCGGTCAGCTCCTGCAAAAGCTGGTCCTTTAAAAAGGCCAGATCCGACTGTTCCATGTGCCTCTGCTGTCTGGCGGTTATGATCTTTTTCTGGGCATTTTGTACGGCGGCGATGACCTGTTCCTTGGAGATGGGCTTTAACAGGAAATCGCTGACATTGTACTGGATGGCGGTCTGGGCATAGGTAAAGTCGGCGTAGCCCGTCAGGATGATGACCTTGATACCGGGATAGTGTTCGCTTATATATCTGGCCAGATAAAGCCCGTCCGCTTCCGGCATACGGATATCGGTGATCACAATGTCAATGGGATGGTCCTTCAGCTTCTCGATGGCCTCCAGACCGTCGCTGGCGGTGTCGTCGATGGTACAGTTGATGGCCTCCCAGTTGATAAAACGGGAGATCCCTTTGCGTATGGGGGCTTCGTCGTCAACGATCATCAGATGAAATATCATGTTTCCTCCTTTATATCCCGGTTTAGCGGAACATGGAATGAAATGGTAGTGCAGACCAGGGGAACGCTTGTGATGGTGAGGCAGGCGCTGTCCCCGAATAAAAGCCGAAGCCGGCGGTCTAAGTTGCGCAGTCCGATGTGGGTGTGGCTGTCCTCGGCGGACGGCTGGATGGCCTGGATATCAGGGATGGAAGGAAACCCGATCCCGTTGTCTAAAACGTTGATCTCCAGCTGGCTCTCCTGGAGAATCACGTTGACAGCCAGCTTCCCTGCGCCTTTTTTCGGCTCCAGGCCGTGGACAAATGCGTTTTCCACCAGAGGCTGGATACAGAACCGGGGGATCACGTAGCCGTAAAGGTCGGGGCTTACCTGGATCTCCACAGAGATCTTATCCTCGAACCGCATCTTCTGGAGGTAGGTGTAGAGCCGTACATATTGAAGCTCCTCGCCCAGGGTGGTGTAGTTGGACTGCTTTGCCACCACATTGGTCTTTAAAAGCTCACCCAGGGAAATGACCATCTGGTAGATCTCCTCATCGCCTGTCATCTGGGCCTTCCATGCGATGGTATTTAAAGTGTTGAACAGAAAATGCGGGTCCATCTGAGCCTGCAGGGATCGGATCTCCGAATTCTTGAGCAGCAGCTGTTTTTCCATGTTGTCCTTGTAGTAGGTATTTAACTGCTCCAGCATATGGTTGAAGGCTTCGGCCAGGGCGTTGAACTCGGAATACATTTCCACGGGCGGCATGGGGGTTTCCCGGCTGCCCTTTGCGATCATGTTGATATGGCTGATCATGTGGCGGATGGGGGTGGAGATGGCGCCGCTGATGCTTAGGGAGGTCAGTATGGCAGCGCCTGCGCAGGCTAAGAGCACCAGCCAGTATATGCGGAGGGTCTGGTTTAGCTGTTCCACCATCTGGTTTTTGGGGGCGATGACCATGGAGGTGATGTCCGTATTGGCGACCCGGGTGGATGCCGCCAGATAATCCTGGCCTCCCGCAGAGACCTCCTCCGGGAACTGGCTGCTGCCGCCCTGGCCTGCCTGGGCGGACAGTTCCGCTTCATATGGCTCCATAAGCGGCTTTGTGACCATGGACATCTCACTGTTGTACAGGCAGACCGCCCACTGGTCGTCCATGTTGGAATTGAAGTAGCTGCTCCAGGCGTCCTTGTCAACGCCAAACACAATGGCGGCAATCGGTTCACCGGTGTAAGTGCTGTAAATATTCCGTATAAAATAGATGGCGTCCTGTCCCATCCCGGCGCTCCGGATGACCAGGCTGCCGTTGTCATTTGGCACCGACTCTGCAGCCTGCCGCATACTGTCCAGTTCTGCGGCCGTGCCCGTTACCGACACATGATAGTAGTGGTCGGGGGAGAGGAAGATACAGGCGGAATTGATCATGCCTTCATGCCACAGGTAGTTGTTGATCAGCAGGTAGCCCATCTGCTTTTCTACCGCCAGCCGTTTGCGGGCGTCGTGGGTGATCGGCTCCACCTGGTCCCGGATCAGCGTGTTGGACATGAACTGGCTGTTGAGGGAATCGATGAGCCGGATCTGTTCCCCGACTTTTTCGTTGACTCTCCCCAGCTGCTGCATGAGCTGTTCAGTCTGGCTTGAGGTCAGAAGCCGGGCTGTCTTATCATAAAAGAAAATACTGCAGAATATCAGGATGCATGTCACGGTGCCCGTAATGGTCAGGGTAATGTAGGCGCGCAAAGAATGGAGCCTTTTTTTCTTTATGGACGGATTATTCATGGTCGGTCCTCTCGGTCTTTTTAAATATCTTGATCACCTCTCATTATGTCACATTTTGACGGCGGATTCAATTCCTGTGGAATTTTGGACATGAGGTTTATAGAAAAAGTAAAAATATTCATAGAAAAGGCATACGAACTTCCAGCGGTGTTAAATACAGGAAAAATCATATCAAAATATTCCAAAAACAGGTAAAATGACTGTATTCAAAATAAAATAGATCCACTTTATAATAAAATCATCTTGAACGAGGAGGAAGAAACAATGAAAAAAAGAGTATGGAGCGTGCTGATGTGCACCGCTGTGGCGGCGTCTTTGCTGGCTGGCTGCGGAGGCGGCAAGAGTGCGGGAGACGGTGCAAATGGAGCCGCGCCGGCAGCGGGAGAGCAGAAATCTGCGGAAGGCAAGGTGGTACTGAATGTGATCAATTATCATGTGGGTACGGACTATGCAGCGGAATATTATGATTATCTGTTCACCGAATTCCAGAAGACGGAGGAAGGGAAAAATATCGAGTTTAAGTTTGAGGAGATCCCGACCACAGATGCTTATAACCAGAAGATCAAGCTGCTGATCTCCAGCGGGGATCTTCCCGATATCGTTTTTAACGGTGGAAACAATATCACGGAGCTGGCGGTAAAAGCCGGAAAAGTACAGGATCTGACCCCGTTTTTTGACGAAGATCCGGAGTGGAAGGCCCTGTTTGATGAGGAGTCCTTAAAATTCAACTCGGTGGACGGGAAGATATACGGAGTGCCTGTATCCAAGGAGATTTCTTATATCTATTATAACAAGGATCTGTTTGCCCAGGCCGGGCTGACCCCGCCGGAAGTAGCATATGAGACCTGGGATGAGTTCTTTGCGGCCTGTGACACCTTTAAGGAGAAGGGCATAACTCCGCTCGGCATGGATACCGCAGACTTGGGCTGGCTGTCCAACTTATGGTACAGCGGCCTCATCGGAACGAACGGGCAGGCAGGCAACGACTTTATGAATACCATGTATCCGACTGATTACAGCACGCCGGAGGTCTTAAAGGCCACAGAGAGCCTCCAGAAGATGCTGGCCCAGTATACCACGGCAGACGCGGTAGGAGGCAAGTACGATACTATGGCGACTCATTTCTTCAACAGCGAGGTTGCCATGATCCCCAACGGCCCCTGGATGATCCCGGATATCCGCAGCACGGAGAAAGCGCCGGAGGGCTTCTATGACAAGGTTGGCATCATGCTGCTGCCGGAGTACGGCATGGAGATGGTACCTACCCCCGGGGATATGGTAGGAGCGAAGGACCCGGAGAAGATCAAAGCGGCGGTTGCGTTCTTAAAGTTCGAGACCACAAAAGCCAACCAGCTGAAAGGCCTTGAGATGGCAGGGCTTCAGCCGGTATCCACGGATATCGAGATCCCGGCATCCCTCACAGAGGCTGACCCGCTGATGGCGGAGGTGCTGGACATCCAGTCCAAAGCCAAATGGACCTATGGGCAGAACCAGGCATACTGGTATCAGAACGTGATCGATACCTTCTCCACCCAGCTTCCGGAGCTGGCATATGAGAATATCTCCGTGGAGGATTTCTGCAAAAAGCTTTCCGAGGCTGCGCAGAAAAATTAAAACGGACTGCGGTATTGCAACGCGACTCTAAAACATTGACACACTGGTACGGCAGGCGGTATTTTCCGCCTGCCATCTATGTGACCGGAAAGGAGATAAAACGTGAGCACAAGAAATAAAAAACTGTGGATCGCCCTGTTTATTATCCCGTGCATGATCCTGTTCTGCATCGTATATGCGGCTCCGATCGTGACCGTTCTCTATACCTCGCTCTGTGAATACAGCGTTTCTGTGAAACCGAAATTCCAGGGCCTGGGGAATTTTATTGCGATCTTTCAAGACGAGGATTTTATAGAATCCATCAAAAATACGCTCCTGTGGGTGGTGTTACAGAGCACGGTCCATGTGACCATCGGATTTGTTATGGCCCTGATCCTGCGGAGAAAGCCTCACGGCTGGAAGGTGGTGCGCACCGCCTATATGATCCCCAATATCATACCGACGGCGGCTACGGGCGTGATGTTCACCCTGCTGTTAAACCCGTCCTTCGGCGTGATCAAGTCCCTCTGGACAGCTATTGGTATGGATGCGTCCCGGATTCCAAACCTGTTTGGTAATTCCCGGTATGCATTCTGGACTGTGACCATGACCTGGATCCTCTATTCTGGTTTCAACACGATCATCTTTTTGTCGGAGATGGGAGCGGTGGATCCGGCTATCTATGAGGCGGCAAGGGTGGATGGTGCAAAGCCGTGGCAGATGGACCGTTTTATCACGATCCCGCTGATGAAAAATATCTTCGGCACCTGCGTGATCCTGGCGTCTGTCGCCATGGTTTCCCAGTTTGATATCATCTACATGACTACCAAGGGCGGCCCCGGTAACTCGACTTTGAACCTGCCGATCTACCTTTACAAGGCGGCCACTCTGGAAAACAACTTCGGCAAGGCCAACGCGGTCGGCGTGGTCCAGATCGTCCTAGGACTGACCCTGGTGCTGCTGATCCAGAGGCTGTTCCGTGAAAAGAAAGAAAAGAAGGAGGCGTGAGCATGAAAATAGATTCCAAAGCAAAAAAGTGCCTGCTTAGCATTCCCCTGTACCTGTACATGATCTTCTTTGTACTCATCGCCATCGGACCGATGGTATGGGCATTTTTAAGCTCCTTTAAGACATATGCCGAGATCAACTCGTCGGCTGTGTCCCTGCCGTCCACATTCAATTTCAACAACTATAAAGACGCGTTCAAATATGCCCCGATCGCAAAATATTTTATGAACAGTGTGATGATCGTTGGGGTCAGCGTACTGGTGACGGTTTCGGCGGTAGCCATGTGCTCCTATGTGGTATCCCGGTTCAACTTTAAGCTGAAGACCGTGATCATCCTGCTGATCTCCGCCTGCCTGATGCTTCCGGCCCAGGCCATATCCCAGCCGCTCTTTACGATTTTCAAGAATCTGGGTATTTTTGATACCAAGCTGGGACTGGTCATCGTGTACTCCGCCATGGGAATTCCCATGTCCTTCTTTGTCATGACCAGCTACTACGCAACGATCTCCACGGCCCTTGAGGAGTCGGCCTACATAGACGGCGCAACCTTTTTACAGACCTTTTTCGGAATTATCCTGCCCCTTGCCAAGCCGGGGCTGGTGACGGTGGCGCTCCTGCAGTTTATCAATACCTGGAATGAGTTTTATTTCGCACTCATGCTCACCAGCGGCGATACGGCGCGAACCGTTCCGATCGCGCTGAATTATTATATGGGGACGTTTGCCAACAACTATTCGGCGCTGTTTGCGGCGGTGGTCATGACCGTGCTGCCTACGATCGTACTGTTCATCATACTTCAGCGTCAGGTGATGGAGAGCCTGACCGAGGGCGCTGTGAAAGGATAAGCTTATGGACTTGAATAAAAAACCAATCTATCCTGTGGAGCCGTGGAACATCAGGGAGACGGAATTCACCACAGAGTACAACTACAGAAACGAAACAACCTTTGCCCTGTCAAACGGCTATATCGGGACCCGGGGGACCCTCGAGGAGGATTACGGATTTGATGTGGATACGGGGTTGGAGGGCAACTTTATCAATGGGTTTTACGAGAGCGAAAAGATCCGGTACGGGGAAGCTAACTTTGGCTCCCCCGAGTACAGCCAGTCCCTTTTAAACCTGCCGGATTTAAAGAAGATCCGGCTGGAGATCTGCGGGGAAGTCTTTGATATGAGGCAGGGATCCATGGAATCCTATTCCCGGACGCTGGATCTGAAGAATGGGGTACTGGAGAGAAGCCTGTTATGGACCTCTCCGCAGGGACGTCAGGTGAAGCTGTGCATCCGGCGGCTGGTATCCTTCCGGTGCAAGAATCTGATGGAGACCAGCTACGAGGTTATCCCGGTCAATTTTTCCGGAACAGTCCGTTTTACTTCGTATCTTCATGCCGACGTGGAAAACCACACAAGGAAGACCAACCCCATCGTGGATTATGGGCCATTTGGAAGGAAGCTGGAGCCGGTCGGGCTTTCCGCTGCCGGGACGGGCATCTATTACGAGGGGATTACCCAGAACAGCAGGCTGACTATGGCCTGCGGGTGTGAACATGCGGTGCTGTATGATGGGAAGCGGGCTGCGGCAGAAGGGTCTGAGGAAGCGGAAGCCGGTCAGGTTCCGGTGTTGAAGGTAAGTAGCCGTGAGGCTCAGCTCGACGCAGACATTACCCTGCAGCTTGATGCGGAGGCCGGTCATTGTGTGACGCTGGAAAAGTATATGGGCTATACATCCTGCCTTGACATGCCGGAGGGAGAGCTTGCCGCCTGCGTGGAACAGGTATTGGCGGAGGCTGCGGCCCTTGGATTTTCGGGGGAGCGGCAGTGCCAGCGGGAATATATGGATTCCTTCTGGGCGTCCGCGGATGTGCAGGTGGATGGGGATGAACAGCTGCTTCAGGGAATCCGCTTCAACCTGTTCCACATCATGCAGGCTGCGGGACGGGACGGAAGGACCGGCATGGGAGCAAAAGGGCTGACCGGAGAGGGGTATGAGGGGCATTATTTCTGGGATACGGAAATGTATATGCTGCCGGTATTCATCTACACGAAGCCGGAGCTGGCAAGAACGCTTTTGGACTACCGCTACAATACCCTGGATCAGGCGAGGGCCAGGGCGAGGATTCTTGGACATGATACGGGGGCCCTCTATCCGTGGCGGACCATCAACGGCGAGGAAGCGTCCACCTATTATCCGCTGGGCACGGCCCAGTATCATATCAACGGGGATATTGCCTATGCGCTTTGCCTGTATCTGGACGTTACCGGGGATGTGGAATATCTAACGGAGAAAGGTGCGGAGATCCTGATCGAGACGGCGCGGGTGTGGGCGGACGTGGGGAGCTTTGCGGAGTGCCGCGGCGGAAAATACTGCATCTGCTCTGTGACGGGACCAGATGAATACAATGTACTTGTGGACAACAATTTTTACACAAACCTGATGGCGAGAGAGAACTTGAGAGCTGCCATAAAGGCAGTGGATTATATGAAAAACCACGCATGCAGAGCGTATGCTGCACTTGCAGAGCGGATTCATTTTGACTGGAATGAGACGCTGTTATGGGCAAAGATCGTGGATAATATGTATTTTCCTTATGATGAGAAACGGGGAGTCTACCCGCTGGATGACGGTTTCATGATGCGCAAGCCTTGGGATGAGAGCAGGATACCTCCCGAGAAGCGGGCGTGGCTCTATGAGAATTACCATCCGCTGTTCATCATGCGCCACAGGATGTCGAAGCAGGCGGACTCCATGCTGGGAATGTATCTGTACAGCAATCTGTTTACGGAGGAGGAGATCCGGAGAAACTATGATTTCTATCAGGAGGTGACTCTGCATCATTCTTCCCTCTCCACCTGTATCTTTGGGATCGTGGCGAGCCAGATCGGATATCACAGGGAAGCGTACGAGTACTTTTCCCAGTCAGCCAGGATGGATCTGGACGACTACCACAACAATGTCTACGCCGGGATCCACGGCGCCAATATGGCGGGGACCTGGCAGGCGATCGTCAACGGGTTTGCAGGGCTTCGGACCAACGCTTCCAGGCTGAGCTTTGCCCCGCATCTGCCTGAGGAGTGGAACGGGTACACGTTTAAGATCACTTACCGTGGCAGTCTTTTGAAGGTGGACATACGGCGTGGAGCGCATGGAGCTGAAGCGGCTTATACGCTGTTAAAGGGACCGGGACTGGAACTGTTTTCCGGAGGCAAAAAAATCGTTTTGGAGAAGGAAGGAGACTGCTGCTGTGAAAAAATATAAGGCAATCTTTTTTGACTGGGACGGCACAGCCGTGCTGTCCCGGAAGGCGCCCACCGGGCAGGTGGCGGAGCAGATGAAACGTCTGTTGGGACAAGGAGTCTGTCTGGCGGTCATCAGCGGGACCACCATAGAGAATATCGGCGGTGGAAGGCTCCATGAGGCATTTACACCTGGAGAGCGGAAGAATCTGTTTTACGGTCTGGGCCGCGGAGCCTACAATTATCACTTTACAGATGCCGGAGAGCCAGAGATCTTCTGCAATATGGTGCCGGACCGTCCGACCATGGTCAGGGTGCACCGGGCCTGCTATGATATCCATGAGCAGTTGTTTTCGGAGTATGGGTTTGAGACCGACATCATATTCAGCCGCCCCAATTACTGTAAGATAGACTTAATGGTAGGCAATGACCGGGGCGAGCACTTGTTTTTCCAGGATGACGAGCTTGGAAGACTGAAGGAGAGTATGAAAAACCACGGGATCAGGTCAGGGCTGACCGGGCTTCTTGAGCTGGCAGTCCAGGCAGGCAAAAAGCAGAACCTTCAGCTGTCTGCCACCACCGATGCAAAATATCTGGAGGCAGGTTTGACGAGTAAGAGCCATAATGTGGATATCATCCTGGATCATTTAAAAGAGACCCGCGGGATTCTTCCAGAAAACTGTGCTTTTTGGGGGGATGAATATGTGGGAATGGATGAGGGGCTTTTTGGCAGCGACAGCTTTATGATGACAGAAAAATCATGTACAGGAGATTTTTATGACGTGTCGGAAGCTTCCGGGAAACGTCCGGACGGCGTGAACGTGCTGGGCGGCGGTGTCGGGACATTTTTAGAGTTTTTGGAGGAACAGGGGGGAAGTTGGAAGAATAAGTGATAGTAATATTGAGATTGTGGCAGAAGGCCAACACCATAGACACATATGTTTGTTAAAGTACATCAAAAATCAGGAGG
This portion of the Clostridium sp. AN503 genome encodes:
- a CDS encoding glycosyl hydrolase family 65 protein, whose amino-acid sequence is MDLNKKPIYPVEPWNIRETEFTTEYNYRNETTFALSNGYIGTRGTLEEDYGFDVDTGLEGNFINGFYESEKIRYGEANFGSPEYSQSLLNLPDLKKIRLEICGEVFDMRQGSMESYSRTLDLKNGVLERSLLWTSPQGRQVKLCIRRLVSFRCKNLMETSYEVIPVNFSGTVRFTSYLHADVENHTRKTNPIVDYGPFGRKLEPVGLSAAGTGIYYEGITQNSRLTMACGCEHAVLYDGKRAAAEGSEEAEAGQVPVLKVSSREAQLDADITLQLDAEAGHCVTLEKYMGYTSCLDMPEGELAACVEQVLAEAAALGFSGERQCQREYMDSFWASADVQVDGDEQLLQGIRFNLFHIMQAAGRDGRTGMGAKGLTGEGYEGHYFWDTEMYMLPVFIYTKPELARTLLDYRYNTLDQARARARILGHDTGALYPWRTINGEEASTYYPLGTAQYHINGDIAYALCLYLDVTGDVEYLTEKGAEILIETARVWADVGSFAECRGGKYCICSVTGPDEYNVLVDNNFYTNLMARENLRAAIKAVDYMKNHACRAYAALAERIHFDWNETLLWAKIVDNMYFPYDEKRGVYPLDDGFMMRKPWDESRIPPEKRAWLYENYHPLFIMRHRMSKQADSMLGMYLYSNLFTEEEIRRNYDFYQEVTLHHSSLSTCIFGIVASQIGYHREAYEYFSQSARMDLDDYHNNVYAGIHGANMAGTWQAIVNGFAGLRTNASRLSFAPHLPEEWNGYTFKITYRGSLLKVDIRRGAHGAEAAYTLLKGPGLELFSGGKKIVLEKEGDCCCEKI
- a CDS encoding HAD family hydrolase, which translates into the protein MKKYKAIFFDWDGTAVLSRKAPTGQVAEQMKRLLGQGVCLAVISGTTIENIGGGRLHEAFTPGERKNLFYGLGRGAYNYHFTDAGEPEIFCNMVPDRPTMVRVHRACYDIHEQLFSEYGFETDIIFSRPNYCKIDLMVGNDRGEHLFFQDDELGRLKESMKNHGIRSGLTGLLELAVQAGKKQNLQLSATTDAKYLEAGLTSKSHNVDIILDHLKETRGILPENCAFWGDEYVGMDEGLFGSDSFMMTEKSCTGDFYDVSEASGKRPDGVNVLGGGVGTFLEFLEEQGGSWKNK